Proteins co-encoded in one Spirosoma endbachense genomic window:
- a CDS encoding DUF1501 domain-containing protein, with protein MKRRDFLTAASASVLPVLLDGFGVKAMARQSVLVQSLLATTALNSDRVLVIVYLNGGNDGLNTVIPIDQLSAYNGLRANIAIPQNKILTLDGNAATGLHPAMTCMRDLYNNGKLSIVHSVSYPNPDQSHYRSTDIWMTAVDANQTSNSGWAGRYLENQFPGYPAGYPNTQMEDPLAIQIGYLTSTALLGSQQSMGIALNDPNSFYQLVGSGDATSPGDVPCCDAGDLIAFIRKQQSLSVGYAAEIKRAADAGRNLATYPDDTAKNSLADQLKIVARLIHGGLKTKIYFVSLGGFDTHSTQVDSSDVTKGEHGNLLGKLSTAIATFQQDLKLQGLDDRVVGMTFSEFGRRANSNNSKGTDHGVAAPMFVFGNSLKHRTIGQNPDLANLPGQTGSKDINMQIDFRRVYTDILNDWFGTAQSTTNNLLFREFPTVSLFSDTVETLASGNWMDQSKWTVGRVPFANEYVKVNAGHTMTVNQTITVKQLRLNGKINFTGPYTIRMTG; from the coding sequence ATGAAACGCAGAGATTTTTTAACGGCGGCTTCGGCGAGTGTGCTGCCTGTGTTGCTAGATGGATTTGGTGTAAAGGCCATGGCTCGCCAGTCGGTCTTAGTACAATCCTTATTGGCGACAACGGCGCTCAATAGCGACCGAGTTTTGGTGATTGTCTACCTGAATGGGGGTAACGATGGGTTAAATACTGTTATTCCAATCGATCAACTAAGTGCCTATAATGGATTGCGGGCCAATATTGCGATTCCGCAAAACAAGATTCTGACGCTGGATGGAAATGCGGCTACGGGGCTGCATCCGGCCATGACCTGCATGCGCGACCTCTATAACAACGGAAAATTATCCATTGTCCATTCGGTATCCTATCCGAACCCGGATCAGTCTCATTATCGCTCAACCGACATCTGGATGACGGCCGTTGATGCCAATCAGACTTCAAACTCTGGCTGGGCTGGTCGGTACCTCGAAAACCAATTTCCGGGCTATCCGGCGGGTTATCCCAACACGCAAATGGAAGACCCGCTGGCGATTCAGATCGGTTACCTGACCTCAACGGCTCTGCTCGGCAGCCAACAGTCGATGGGCATTGCGCTCAATGACCCGAACAGTTTTTACCAACTGGTAGGGTCGGGCGACGCGACATCGCCGGGCGACGTACCCTGCTGCGATGCCGGTGATCTGATTGCCTTTATTCGGAAGCAGCAGTCGTTGTCGGTGGGCTATGCCGCCGAAATTAAACGCGCAGCCGATGCAGGCCGAAACCTGGCTACCTATCCTGACGATACGGCCAAAAATTCACTGGCCGATCAACTGAAAATTGTAGCCCGACTCATCCACGGCGGGTTGAAAACAAAAATATATTTTGTGTCGCTGGGCGGGTTCGATACCCATTCGACTCAGGTAGACAGTAGTGATGTGACCAAAGGTGAGCATGGCAACTTGCTGGGCAAACTATCGACGGCTATTGCAACGTTTCAGCAGGATCTGAAGCTACAGGGACTCGACGATCGGGTAGTTGGAATGACATTCTCCGAGTTTGGCCGACGGGCTAATTCCAATAATTCAAAAGGGACCGATCATGGCGTGGCGGCTCCCATGTTCGTTTTTGGTAATAGCCTCAAGCACCGAACCATTGGTCAGAATCCAGATCTGGCTAACCTGCCGGGCCAGACGGGCAGCAAAGACATTAACATGCAGATCGATTTTCGGCGTGTATACACCGATATCCTGAACGATTGGTTTGGCACGGCTCAATCAACGACCAACAATCTGTTATTCCGCGAATTCCCAACCGTTTCGTTGTTTTCTGATACAGTCGAAACGCTGGCATCCGGTAATTGGATGGATCAGTCAAAATGGACGGTTGGCCGGGTGCCTTTCGCCAACGAGTACGTTAAAGTTAATGCCGGGCATACCATGACGGTCAACCAAACGATAACGGTGAAGCAACTTCGGCTAAATGGAAAAATCAACTTTACCGGCCCCTACACGATCCGGATGACCGGGTAG
- a CDS encoding ABC transporter permease yields the protein MKAPNHQNSESPLPPRWAQRLLIWYCRSDLLEDLQGDLNEYFERNLKTKSVKRARLIYVIDVLKFFRLYTVRKPEFLNLLVHWIMIGSYLKTSRRSLVRNKLFSAINIIGLAVSMSVGLLVIAFLTDLLSYDDFHEKKGRMYRILTKNEIIDQPEMNFASTSIKAGNRIRETIPGIEAMTLLRKEFQGDARINEETIIPIAATWADQSFFKVFTFPLIKGDPSTALREPYSLVLTEKTAKKLFGDADALGKTVRFDTLTYTVTGVVKDIPKLSHIQFEALVSFASILGQKADADGELLSWKSIYSNYVYLVLPENANKQAIQANLDKLSAAENAGIQNRKITLSLQPLDEIALGAHYVNEIGASIPIPVVWILAGLAFVVILSACFNYTNLSIARSMRRSREVGIRKIVGALKGHVLGQFVAESVIISLLALVFSLGLFLVLRTQFLALAPQLDSLVSLDLSPRIILYFLALAIVVGIAAGFVPALFFSRIQAIQVLKDASSLKMFRHVSMRKALIVIQYTFSLIFITATLIGYSQYRGFISFDLGFTTENILNIRMQGNKTELLRKELAEIPEVSDISQSMLVTSLGSLNGSSMKYKNPQDSAGVWLNMVDARHLPLHRHKFIAGTNFRTRPVNGTETEVIVNEQVLKRFNIANRNPAKALGEMVTMDGKKLTIVGVLKDFHYGTMENKIEPMVFRYYTGENGGYLNVKIKSTNLPTTLATIDNAWRKIDKVHQLDAKFYDDQIEEAYRQFEVMVKVIGFITFLAICIASMGLFGMVVFTTETKLKEISIRKVLGASEGRLIFLLSKGFLFLLVIATLIALPTTYLFFDKVVLAKFAYHQPIGLTDLLTSVLVVMAIAFLLIGSQTLKAARSNPATVLKSE from the coding sequence ATGAAAGCACCGAACCACCAAAACAGCGAATCTCCTCTACCGCCCCGCTGGGCCCAGCGTCTGCTGATCTGGTACTGCCGATCCGACCTGCTCGAAGATTTGCAGGGCGATCTGAATGAGTACTTCGAGCGAAACCTGAAAACCAAAAGCGTAAAAAGAGCCCGGTTGATTTACGTGATCGATGTCCTGAAATTCTTCCGATTATATACTGTTCGTAAGCCTGAATTCCTCAACCTTTTAGTCCATTGGATTATGATTGGCAGCTACCTCAAAACTTCCCGGCGCAGTCTGGTGCGCAACAAATTATTTTCGGCCATTAACATTATTGGACTGGCGGTCAGCATGTCGGTCGGATTGCTGGTGATCGCCTTTCTCACCGACCTGCTCTCCTACGATGATTTCCATGAAAAAAAGGGCCGGATGTACCGCATTCTTACAAAAAATGAAATCATCGATCAGCCCGAAATGAATTTCGCGTCTACGTCAATTAAAGCTGGAAACCGAATTCGGGAAACAATACCCGGCATTGAAGCGATGACCTTACTCCGCAAGGAGTTTCAGGGTGATGCCCGGATAAATGAAGAAACTATCATACCGATTGCCGCAACATGGGCAGACCAATCGTTTTTTAAGGTATTCACCTTCCCACTGATCAAAGGCGATCCTTCGACTGCATTGCGCGAGCCCTATTCATTGGTATTGACCGAAAAAACTGCAAAAAAGTTGTTTGGAGACGCCGACGCACTGGGTAAAACGGTACGGTTCGATACCCTGACTTATACGGTCACTGGTGTAGTAAAAGATATTCCCAAACTATCTCACATCCAGTTTGAAGCCCTGGTTTCGTTCGCGTCTATACTCGGGCAAAAAGCCGATGCAGATGGCGAGCTTCTGAGTTGGAAAAGTATTTACTCCAACTATGTTTACCTGGTTCTTCCCGAAAATGCGAATAAGCAAGCCATCCAGGCGAATCTGGATAAACTCAGTGCAGCTGAAAACGCGGGTATTCAAAACCGTAAAATTACATTATCACTCCAACCATTAGACGAAATCGCGTTAGGTGCACATTATGTCAACGAGATCGGTGCCAGCATACCCATACCGGTAGTCTGGATACTGGCCGGGCTGGCGTTTGTGGTTATTCTCTCGGCCTGTTTCAATTATACCAACCTGTCGATTGCCCGTTCGATGAGACGCTCGCGCGAAGTAGGTATCCGTAAAATAGTTGGTGCCCTGAAAGGCCATGTACTGGGCCAGTTTGTTGCCGAATCGGTGATCATTTCTCTTCTGGCACTGGTATTTTCGCTGGGGCTTTTTTTAGTGCTGCGAACACAGTTCCTTGCCCTTGCCCCCCAATTAGATAGCCTTGTTTCTCTCGATCTTTCTCCCCGGATTATTCTCTATTTTCTGGCCCTTGCCATTGTAGTTGGCATCGCAGCTGGATTCGTACCAGCATTGTTTTTCTCACGAATTCAGGCCATTCAGGTTCTGAAAGATGCGTCATCACTCAAAATGTTTCGGCATGTTAGCATGCGTAAAGCATTGATTGTGATTCAATATACCTTCTCGCTGATTTTTATTACGGCAACACTTATTGGCTACAGTCAATACCGGGGGTTTATCTCGTTCGATTTAGGCTTTACCACCGAAAATATTCTGAACATCCGGATGCAGGGCAATAAAACCGAGTTACTGAGAAAGGAACTAGCTGAAATACCGGAGGTCAGCGATATTTCCCAATCAATGCTTGTTACCAGCCTGGGGAGCCTGAATGGATCGTCGATGAAGTACAAAAATCCGCAGGACTCGGCCGGCGTCTGGCTCAATATGGTCGATGCCCGGCATCTGCCTTTGCATCGGCATAAGTTCATCGCTGGAACAAATTTCAGAACCCGACCCGTCAATGGAACTGAAACTGAAGTTATTGTAAATGAACAGGTATTAAAACGATTCAACATTGCGAACCGCAATCCAGCTAAAGCGTTGGGCGAAATGGTGACGATGGATGGCAAGAAATTGACAATCGTTGGCGTACTGAAAGATTTCCATTACGGAACCATGGAAAACAAGATTGAACCCATGGTATTCCGCTATTATACCGGAGAAAACGGGGGGTATCTGAATGTCAAAATAAAATCGACAAACTTGCCAACAACCCTGGCTACTATTGACAATGCCTGGCGGAAAATCGATAAGGTACATCAATTAGACGCTAAATTCTACGACGACCAGATTGAGGAAGCCTACCGCCAGTTTGAAGTTATGGTCAAAGTAATTGGGTTCATTACCTTCCTTGCCATCTGCATTGCATCGATGGGGCTGTTTGGGATGGTCGTGTTCACAACGGAAACCAAACTCAAGGAAATCAGCATCCGTAAAGTACTGGGAGCCAGTGAAGGAAGACTAATTTTCCTATTAAGCAAAGGTTTCCTGTTTCTGCTCGTCATCGCAACACTTATCGCCCTTCCCACTACCTATCTCTTCTTCGATAAGGTCGTTCTGGCCAAATTCGCTTACCATCAACCGATCGGTCTGACTGACCTGTTGACTAGTGTACTGGTGGTTATGGCCATCGCTTTTTTACTTATTGGCTCACAAACGTTAAAAGCCGCCCGAAGCAATCCGGCAACCGTATTGAAGAGTGAATAA